In the Brachionichthys hirsutus isolate HB-005 chromosome 13, CSIRO-AGI_Bhir_v1, whole genome shotgun sequence genome, TTGATATcgtttattacatttaatgatATGCATCGCCTGTTAAACTAATCATGTCACCTCAAACTGGTGTGTATTTCTGCAGCCTGTTGCTAGGAAACGCTTGCCTGTATGCCGCTCATGTTACACacagtcctgtgtgtgtgtgtgtgtcctgtcttGCTTTGTGTTACAGCCCAGGAGACGCTCGGATAGCAGACGTAAATGTCTGGAGGCTTggaggtgtttttattttaacactttTTAACCGACACTGAATCTTCTCAGAGCATCCGAGTTTTcggctgctggttctggtgttggTGCTCCGTGGACGTCAGGATGCAGCTGCTGGTACTGAAGGTCCTCTGTTCCACGGCACTGGTTCTGGTAGCGGTTCCCTCTGTGGGGTCGCAGTCAGGTATGGATCCATACACCTCATCCGTGacatcattatttttctttggcGCTCCTTCTATGACCTTTGATGACCTTGACAGCAAAACTTAACAAGATGACATCATGTAAAAAagttttactttactttacttggGAATTTGCTCTCCTCGCTTTTGACCACTATGAAACTGATTGATGATTTAGCAGTTAAACTTTTACTTTGACAAGATAAGTGACACAATTAACTGCCACTTTTACCCCTCCAGACTGTTCTCAAGCGGAGTCATGTGACCTTTGCGTTGGAAACTCCATGCTTAACCTGACAGGCTGCGTTTGGAGGCTTTGTCCAGATGgtgaagccacacacacacacacacacgcacacacacgcacacaccgctcagatgtgtgtgtgatagtaATCCAATCATCACACTGTAATAGAAGCTTCCCTGGTTTGTACAAAGTGACTGAATTATTTAGTATGTCAggaagacgcacacacacacacacgctttataACAGGTGTTCTTTCTGTCCCAGGTGACGACAAAGGCATGTGTGTGACTGACGAGGGCAACGCCACAGACATGAACTGCAGAGTGTCTCGAGTGCCTGAATTGTGCACAGGTATAGCAAAACAACACGCAAAAGGCAACACAAAAGGCAACACAAAAGGCTTCTCCACAATTCCAAAGCCTCTCATCTcacctgcatgtttttgtttcccaGTTGTGGAGACTGTGGCcgagggaggaggtgaaggtaaAGTCGCTCTTGCCCTCCGCTCTGCTTTCAGGTGATTTCACTGTAAACCAGCCGAaactctttccttttctttcacctCCAGGGGACGACAGCAAAACGCCCCCCCAGTTCTCCCAGGCCAAGTTCGACATGTCCAGTTTCATCGGGGGCATCGTACTCGTGCTGTGTGTGCAGGCGGGGGGCTTGTTCGCCATGCGATTCCTCAAGTCCAAAGAGCAGAGCAACTATGACCCCATGTGAGTCTGTGCACCAGCATGTGTGTCCTCCTCAGCGACGGTTTATACGCACAGCAGTGACCTCTAGTGGCAGGAAGGATTAATGGCACCCAATATACAGTTTAATTCACCTTTGTCATCCCTTTAGGTTGCATTCAGGTCTGCTCATATATCTTATCtatctttttacacagagagcAGCCGCAGTGAAGACAAGACGAAGATGGACCAAAGAGCTGTAAGATGTAAATatagctcttttttttcttgcaccTGTCATTTTTGGTTTGGAACACAAACATATACTCACAAGGACTGGGATTTCATGGTTTCTCAGAACGCTGGATTGTGTACTGAATGTATGagaatgttttcattgtgtttttatagCTTGTATAGTTGAGAGTATTCatcatagaaataaaaaggcGCTTTTGTTTTCTCAGTGCCTCCAGTGATTACTTTTTGTAATCATGCCCAACCAATAACACGCCacatttttttgtctgcttatAGAAACAACAGGCAACGTGCAATATCACTGTTTTAAACTGTGTAAATATCGCAGTGCAGCTGTGGGAACGAGCAATATAATCCCATGTAAACAGGTCTGACAAGGTCATTACAACTattctaatccccccccccccccgatccctGAAATAGACGGATATTAAACACGGAAAATCACAGTTTTGTCGATCACCATCTGTGTTGCATGTAGATCCTGGAGAGAGTAATGCAATATTTGCCCTTGTTATGTCTTGAGCTCTTTAGCGTGCAGTGAGTTAGTCGTAGACGGGAACCCTGAGGAGTCAAACATAGAACATTGATCTTCTATAATCTGGAATGAGGTCCAGTGGTGTTGACTTTGCATAACCTTTTAGCAGCTCTCTCAGAAAATTTATCATTTTTGCTTAAAATAACTCTGGTTTTAGATTATCAGTGTGcttgattctgtttttttttttgtgatgccaTCAGAATTGCAAActgttgaaaaaagaaaagattgacGCCTGAATAAATGAAGGACAAACAAGTTTTTCTGCCTGATCATTTGCATAAACATGCAGTTAATAGAGACTAATCGCAGGTTGAGATTGTACATTGTTTGCAGTCACTATGCTCACTTCAGGCACAGGcctcaggcacacacacacacacacacacacacacacacacacacatacacacacacacagtatctgCTGCGAGGTTCGCCGTACATCCCGGGGAGTCGGTCTGGATTCGCTGCATGAACAGGCAAACAGTCTGgagaggaaacacaaaggaaaatattaaataaatataaagttcTGCCACATCTTGAATTGCAGTTTCATGCACAGtccttaaatatttatttttcacaattaTTTACCCtaacataaaataacataataataatttcacgTTGCACCTTCTTTTACCTTCAGATTCTTAGTATACATTAAGACTTACAACGACGCACAACTGGGACATTtgtgttgtccccccccccccccccccccccaaaaggacAGAATACATTCTAATGGGGTGTTAGGACTGACTGAACAAATGGGggaaaggaaggggggggggggggggggcatctttgcCTGGGGGCTGTCTAGCATTCCCCTGCACTACATGGCACTGAGTGCCAGTGGAGGCCTTTTGGGGAGCTGCAGGATTGCTGCTGGTTGGATGAAATGGTCGGTCTCTGTTTGAGGCCAAGCCGCAGAATCGAAAAACCCGTCACACAAAAAAGAGCTCCCCCAAAATGGGCAGAGTTAGGCTGTCATCCAAGTGTTTGACAAAGAACAGGACTGAATACCGGTCTTTTTGCTCTGAATCTACCATCCCCCAACAGCCAGGCTTAAAGACAGCCagggacgcacacacacacacacacacacacacacacacgcacacttagGCCTCATGTGCTGCAGGCATTAAAACACAGACCTTGTTCCTTAAGTTGCGTGTCTGTGTACATTCCACTAGTGGGTGTGGCCTCGGTGTGAGTCCGAGTGTGTGTTTAGCAGGTGTGTCGGTGTAGCTTCCAGGAGGAAAGTCACACCCAAGCTCCACCCAGCAATAAGGCaaatacacgcacgcacgcacgcacgcacgcacgcacgcacacacccctccTCATGCTTCCATCTGATTGCAGCTCCAGAGTGGACAATCCCCACTCGCCgcgtggagtgggcgtgtccatTGCGTCACACACCGACCTCGGCAGGCTCGCGACACCCAGCGCGCACGCTAATCTCACCCAACTTTTCACAGATGGAACCAGAGGCAGCTGTTAAATAAGGTGAGATACTCTTTGTTTATTCACTCTTTTATGttgctgtttgtctctttgaACGGGgttgagagaggagagagagtttAAAGTGACGACAGACAGGTGTTCTTCCTCCCGCGGttgtttcctctgtttttctATTAAGTATGAAACTTGATAGAATCGCCGTAAACAGCAGCTGCTTTAAACAAAAGTAATTCACACCCTATTAACGTGTTATTAGCAGTTATTATCATTAATATCGCGCTGTGTCTGGGCTCTAACGCGCTTGAGAACTCGCTGCTTGGTTGTCTTGTTTGCCTACTGAACGCCATCCCACCTGCACCGCAGCAGGCCATTTGCGCATGCGCGTCAATTACTCCAAGGCAGGTACAGTTGCCTCGAGactgtgacacacaaacacacgcgtgCGCGCCgtcatacacgcacacacacacatagtgaaTACTGTCTATGATTTAAAGTTgttcagcagtttttttttttttttttttaataacgtCGCGGTCCTCCAATTAGGGCTTTTCAAGATACTTTACAGGTTAAATCAGAAGACACAAAATAGtaagtaataataattattttagtttcttttttttgtctcacaatgtactcaaataaaacaaatctgagaaaaatgtctttgataTTTGCGACAAAAGGCACAGAGTGACAAGGTTGAATTGGGGCAGTTTTCTTTCGCTATTAACGTTAATATAATGTTATAACTAACtgcaccaatcagagccagTTTCATGCCTccgaagcccctccccccctcaaAAGGCGCTTTTCATATTTCCAGAGATTATCCGTCTCTTGGTCTCCGGTGAGGTCAGGGTGAGAAAAGTTGCAGCTTTAAGGATTTTAAACGTGTCCCGATTCAGTGAACagtaatttgtttttctctccacagCCAAATAGATCATTTAATTCACATTCAAACACCACAAAGACAGTATTTTTCACAAATGACAAcaaacatattattattatttatttatttttacaaagaagcagaatttattttctcatgATTTGTAGGACTGATGAAGCCATTTTCTCTGTTATGGCTTATTTTGTTTGGACCTTTTTTAACTATTACATGAATTAAAGATTGGGGCTTTGCTTCTTCAGGGATGGAATTGAAGCAGATTCAACCTGCTCTCGACTTGAGCTATCTTACACAAGAGGAGCAAGGCACAATCCTGCAGGTCCTGGACCGGGACTTGGACTTGCGTCTCCTGGATGAAGGACGCGTAAGGTCAGAGGTGACTGTTGATCCTTTTTAGGTGCTGGGTTTTGTGTACAAatgtgctaaaataaaaaaagataagaaTTACAACGAGCCTTCGTTCAAAGGGGAACGAGACAATCACAAACCAGAGGAGTCTCATTTGTCTTTTACAAAGGGATCTCAACAAATGAATGATTCTTATCAATACTGGATTTATTGGAAAATCTACGAAACACCAGAtcaaagtaaaaacaacaacaacaacaacacccaaGATAGAGGGGCAATCTCACATTCACAAATATTGTATTAAATCGCCACAGCTTGTGACATCAGCTACCTTCCGACAGCAGGACGTTTTGACTGTTGCGTCTTTAACCTGGTCCAACTTGCCGACACTGCAGGGCCCTCCGGCAGACAGAGACCGACCCGAAATGTCTGCGCTCCTTTTCGGGGGCGTGGTTTATGGAGGAGCGCAGCAAACGCCATCACACCTGGTCAGGCAGCGACCTCATCCACGCCTCTATACGCCTCCGAAAGACAAAAAGCAGAGGTCTGCGTCGGGCTAGCGCGTTACCATTacaggactggggggggggctgttttccTTCTGCCACCCCACTGATGGTGCTCTGTGCTTGTTTCCATGGCAGAAGCTGAACCGCTTCAGGGACTGTTCAACGGCGAGACGGAAGAAACGTCCCACAACGGCAACGCCTCTCCCGAGGCCGAGCGGAGACTGAAGGACGGCAAAGAGAAAGCGAACGGAGGGTCAGCGGAGGTCGCGGGGAAACGCTGTGCGCGCGTTAAATTCTCTTAAAATCTTAAACTTCTGTTTTTCAGGATTCCGGGAAGTTTGGAATCTGCGCTCGCACCTCGAAAACAACATCATGCGGGAAAGGTCTGTCTGCTCAAACGGCTTCATTCCTAccatctttaaaaacaaacaaacatttaatactAACAATCTCCAATTCTAGGCTCTCCAACATAGAAAGAATTCCATTTCTTCAAAAGGtatgaaagccccccccccctccccccctctccagGTGGCTCTTAGTCTTATCATTATCAACTCTCTGATCGTAGGGTGGAGAAGTCACGGCCTGACAGAGGAACCCGAGGTGAGTCTAATCTGCCTTCTCCTGGTATAGATTAGGTAATCTCGGTGGAACACATCTGGAATTACAAACAGGCGACCTATTGATCCATCTCTAACGCGACGGCATCTGTCTGACAAAGGAAATGACGTGAACACACCGACAGTAAACGTCATATTCAATTTAAATGAACAAATCAATACATAGTGACTGAtaactgtgtgtgcgtgtgtgtgtgtgtgtgtgtgtgtgtgtgtgtgtgtgcgtggattaGGAAGACGTTTGCAGTCACAGTGGGGACACCGACTCGTTGAGCAGCTGCCTGACTGAGTCAGATTCATTCTGTCTGAAAtccagcagctccaccagcAGCCTCCATTCCAACTACAcggtacgcacacacacatacacacacacacacacgcacacacacacatgcacacacacacgcacacacggctcCGGACGCCGACGcgggagctgatcgctgctgtGCGCGTGTTGCAGATCAGCGGCAGCATGATGAGTCTGTTCAGCTCGGGAGATTTCGACGTGGTGGAGGTGAAAGGTCGCGTCCAGTTCTTATTGGTTTACGACATCCACACGGAGGAGCTGTGCGTCAAAGTGTTCTGCTGCGAGGACCTCGCCCCGGCACGCAAGAACCAATCTGACccgtaaggggggggggcatctcgcACCGGCGGGGGGTGATTCCGAATGATGCGTGTTCCGTTTCACAGATACGTCAAAGTCTATCTCCTGCCGGACAAGTCGcgtcacagcaagaagaagacATCAGTGAGGAAGAAGACTCTAAACCCAGTGTACAATCAGACGCTCACAGTGAGACgctctcatttgcatattaagTACAAAGGCACGCTTGAAAgaatcatccccccccccccccccatctgttccTCCACAGTCATTTCTCTCCCCGACACCCTTTGAATAATGAATCCTTTCACGCGCTTGCCTGATTCTGGATCTTAACCCACAGTATAAAGTACGGATCGGGGAGCTACGGAGCCGGACCCTGAACCTGTCCGTGTGGCACTCCGAGCCCCTGAGGAGGAACGTGTTTCtgggggaggtggaggtgtcCCTGGGCCTCTGGGAGTGGACCCGCACTCAGCCACTGTGGCAGGACCTGCAGCCACGGGTAGCTGAGAGCCGACATGAATGATAATTCACCATCATTGTCTCAAGATTAGCAACGAGAATTTGAATATTCCCggacaaatatttacaaaaacgCCACGCCGCCCGAATTTGTATTAATTCAGCATCCGAGCGTCTGTGTGAGAGCAGCTGTGGCGACTTTGCTGCAGACACATTAGCCAGGGAGGGGGCGTCTCTGAGACAAGTCTGAAAGCTGAAGGGGGGAGGAAGATGTGTGGTGAATTTCAACtaagcaataatctgttcctgctcctcgtttctgcctccctcctccttgcTTTTCCTTCATGTTGCTCCCCCGTGGCCTCTCCTCTACCTTTATCTTCTTTACTgttctactccccccccccccgcccccgcccccgcccccgctccCGCTCCCAGGTTCATCTGAGTCCAGAGTCCATCAGCAGTCGCGGGaccatcctcctctcccttaAGTTCATCCCACACGGATCTGAGGGTGAGCGGAGAACACACGCATCGCGTGTTCGCGTTGTGTCCCGTCTCAGTCGCGTGTTTCACGcacgtgtatttgtgtgttttaaggcGGTGGCCTGCCTCTTACAGGAGAGCTTCACATCTGGCTCCGGGAGGCCCAAGGTCTAATGTCCCGCAAAGGAGGCCCTGTTAACGCCTTCATTAGAAGGTGTGTCCTCTCTGCAGCGCATTTCACACATAATATGTCATCAGTTAAAGACGTCATTTAGTGACAGCTATCACACAGCGTAGCTCCCGTTTGGATATTTAGCAGGTATATCTTGAGCTAAAGAGTCAGTCGCCTCCTTCGGGACTCGGTGGAGACTCAAACAGAGCTGTAATAATGGGAGGGAATATTGAACATTTCCCGGTGATcgccacaaacacaacaaaggaAGATAACGCGCTGCTCCATTTTTCCTGGGCGTGTCAGACGGGAAGTGCTTGcttaaatatttgcattgcCAAATTAACTGTTTAGCAAACAACACAGAGGCACTGCGAGCATTCATCTGAACCCATCACCTATTATCAATATCAATGGTTTAATTGTAGTCTGGTATAATCCTAACGCATATCAATCACAATCTGCGCCCAATAAGCTACATCCTCCCAGACGCCAGTCGGCAGAGCGGTCAGAAGACACGGATGGTGAAGCACAGCATCAGCCCCTCCTTCAACCACACCATGGTGTACGATGGCTTCCACAGCAGCGACCTGAGGGAGGCGTGCGCCGAGCTGACCGTCTGGCACCGCGACGGCCTGAAAACACACATCCTGGGGGGGGTTCGTCTGAGCTGTGGAGCTGGTGAGTGTCCCGACGAGTAGAGATTCCAGGCTGCCTCAAAAGGTCCCCTGACATTTCTGCGGCTTGTAGGACGAGGTCGATTTCAGCTTCAGGGGATGGGACAGAAATAAAGGCCTCGGTTTGGGCATTGTAAAGCAACAGAAGAACCGTGATCGATTTCCTTTCTGGGCATCAATGTGTTTTAAAAGATTTGCACACAGATTGCGATCAGttgtctggattttttttttttttaaggcttcGTTTTGGAAAAgcgtttgtattttttttatttacaggtcAGAGCTACGGCGAGGACGTCAGCTGGATGGATTCCACAGACGAAGAGGTCGAGGTGTGGACCTCCGTGATCAAAGACCCAAACCGTTGGGTTGATGCCACGCTACCAATCAGAACTAACCTCGCACACCGGAACCTGTGACACGCATTGTACATAAAAGATGCATGTTTGCAGGACAATCACATCAGTGCATCCCCTTGATTTACTTTGCAGCGCGCTTGACCTCCGTTAAGCCTCCAACTAGCTGAAAGGAGGAGGGCCCAACTTTGAATCTTAGGATTTCAAACAGCCACTGACGACTGCAGCATATTATgcctttcatttctgtcacaaaTGACACATATGTTTATTTCCTGTTCTCATGCACATTGACACACAAACCCACGTAGAGGAGGCAGTGGTGCAATATTGTGAATTAAtggcataaataataataaaggtgcATTTTTAGTTTTGAAACCAAATCAGTCTTCATTTCAAAGGTTTTACTTGAATAATTTGGATcaatccatttcttttttacaaagtTGAATTAGCAATAGTTTactatgtattttattttattttaatatgtcAAACCAGCACTGATTAAATCCTTTGTTTGTCTTAAGTGgtttaacaaatt is a window encoding:
- the sytl1 gene encoding synaptotagmin-like protein 1, which codes for MELKQIQPALDLSYLTQEEQGTILQVLDRDLDLRLLDEGRVRALRQTETDPKCLRSFSGAWFMEERSKRHHTWSGSDLIHASIRLRKTKSREAEPLQGLFNGETEETSHNGNASPEAERRLKDGKEKANGGIPGSLESALAPRKQHHAGKALQHRKNSISSKGWRSHGLTEEPEEDVCSHSGDTDSLSSCLTESDSFCLKSSSSTSSLHSNYTISGSMMSLFSSGDFDVVEVKGRVQFLLVYDIHTEELCVKVFCCEDLAPARKNQSDPYVKVYLLPDKSRHSKKKTSVRKKTLNPVYNQTLTYKVRIGELRSRTLNLSVWHSEPLRRNVFLGEVEVSLGLWEWTRTQPLWQDLQPRVHLSPESISSRGTILLSLKFIPHGSEGGGLPLTGELHIWLREAQGLMSRKGGPVNAFIRSYILPDASRQSGQKTRMVKHSISPSFNHTMVYDGFHSSDLREACAELTVWHRDGLKTHILGGVRLSCGAGQSYGEDVSWMDSTDEEVEVWTSVIKDPNRWVDATLPIRTNLAHRNL
- the cd164l2 gene encoding CD164 sialomucin-like 2 protein; amino-acid sequence: MQLLVLKVLCSTALVLVAVPSVGSQSDCSQAESCDLCVGNSMLNLTGCVWRLCPDGDDKGMCVTDEGNATDMNCRVSRVPELCTVVETVAEGGGEGDDSKTPPQFSQAKFDMSSFIGGIVLVLCVQAGGLFAMRFLKSKEQSNYDPM